In Mycobacterium sp. MS1601, the following are encoded in one genomic region:
- a CDS encoding AAA family ATPase, with protein sequence MTSPTEQRRAFDAAMDSYRSGDRATALSIFTRITADNPAMSDAWLGRLACGDQELDTLTGAHENSRALYRETRRIGLKAGELHAVIVAPLYLTLPVWSRATLALAYASALIRAEQYAQAASLLDHPAITEDTQAAQWRQFITATLHYRTRRWPDLLAATAVSPPPEATYVLEPVSAAVAALTAAASASLGQFQTALDTADKIHTDNPYVSADVALTRGWCLRELDDPDAALAAFRAAAVEGQLLPAAQQAIDDTSYRLVVTDPETIATRTDKWDPATETSRAQRDAAALAEEQKEVLANAKRRLDELIGLEGPKEQIAVWRTEIQIDQLMAAQGDETSSTGENHMVLEGPPGTAKTTFARIVAEILFGLGKIQRPEVMEVTEEDLVVGYVSQTAQRMKEVCEEALGGVLFIDEAYRLVPETEGHSFGKDAINTLLKYMEDFRDRLVVIVAGYPKEMRRFLAANPGLASRFNFTLTFTSYTADEIVAIGRHIAGKEKIAIAEEAWPMLHAEATRLRATPTDAGTALDIAGNGRYARKVVIACKRERARRLSSNTPEELAALASADPSLLVVNTDDMARALASSQSGDISAAPAT encoded by the coding sequence ATGACCTCGCCGACCGAACAGCGCCGCGCGTTCGACGCCGCGATGGACAGCTACCGCTCCGGGGACCGCGCCACCGCACTGAGCATCTTCACCCGCATCACCGCCGACAACCCCGCCATGTCTGACGCCTGGCTGGGTCGCCTGGCGTGCGGAGACCAGGAACTCGACACCCTGACCGGCGCGCACGAGAACTCCCGGGCGCTCTACCGCGAAACCCGCCGCATCGGCCTCAAGGCCGGCGAACTGCACGCCGTGATCGTGGCACCGCTATACCTGACGCTTCCGGTGTGGTCACGGGCCACGCTGGCCCTGGCCTACGCCTCAGCACTCATCCGCGCCGAACAGTACGCCCAAGCCGCGTCACTGCTCGACCACCCGGCCATCACCGAGGACACCCAAGCCGCCCAATGGCGTCAATTCATCACCGCCACACTGCACTACCGCACCCGGCGTTGGCCGGATCTGCTCGCCGCCACGGCGGTGTCCCCACCGCCGGAAGCAACCTATGTCCTGGAACCTGTCAGCGCCGCCGTCGCGGCGCTGACCGCGGCGGCCTCCGCCAGCCTGGGACAGTTCCAAACCGCACTCGACACCGCCGACAAGATCCACACCGACAACCCCTACGTCAGCGCCGATGTGGCGCTCACCCGCGGCTGGTGCCTGCGTGAACTCGACGACCCCGACGCTGCGCTGGCGGCGTTCCGCGCCGCCGCAGTGGAGGGGCAGTTGCTGCCCGCGGCCCAGCAGGCCATCGACGACACCAGCTACCGCCTGGTGGTCACCGACCCCGAAACCATCGCCACCCGCACAGACAAGTGGGACCCGGCCACCGAAACCAGCCGCGCCCAGCGCGACGCGGCCGCACTGGCCGAAGAGCAGAAAGAAGTACTGGCCAACGCCAAGCGCCGCCTCGACGAACTGATCGGACTCGAAGGCCCCAAAGAGCAGATCGCAGTGTGGCGCACCGAAATTCAGATTGATCAGCTGATGGCCGCTCAGGGCGATGAAACGTCGTCGACCGGTGAAAACCACATGGTCCTGGAAGGTCCGCCCGGGACGGCGAAAACCACGTTCGCCCGCATCGTCGCCGAGATCCTCTTCGGCCTGGGCAAGATTCAGCGCCCCGAGGTCATGGAAGTCACCGAGGAGGATCTTGTCGTCGGTTACGTCTCCCAGACCGCGCAGCGGATGAAAGAGGTCTGCGAAGAGGCGTTGGGCGGGGTGTTGTTCATCGACGAGGCCTACCGGCTGGTCCCAGAGACCGAGGGCCACAGCTTTGGCAAGGACGCCATCAACACGCTGCTGAAATACATGGAGGACTTCCGCGACCGGCTGGTCGTCATCGTCGCCGGCTATCCCAAAGAGATGCGCCGCTTCCTGGCCGCCAATCCGGGCCTGGCGTCACGGTTCAACTTCACCCTAACCTTCACCAGCTACACCGCCGACGAAATCGTGGCGATCGGGCGCCACATCGCAGGCAAGGAGAAGATCGCAATTGCCGAGGAGGCGTGGCCCATGCTGCACGCCGAGGCCACCCGCTTGCGCGCCACACCCACCGACGCCGGCACCGCGCTCGACATCGCCGGCAACGGCCGCTACGCCCGCAAGGTGGTCATTGCCTGCAAACGGGAGCGCGCCCGGCGACTCAGCAGCAACACTCCGGAGGAATTGGCCGCCCTGGCCTCCGCCGATCCGTCGCTGCTGGTGGTCAACACCGACGACATGGCCCGCGCCCTGGCCTCCTCGCAGAGCGGCGATATCAGCGCCGCGCCGGCGACATGA
- a CDS encoding DEAD/DEAH box helicase, whose amino-acid sequence MLTLRDYQRAAVDAVSPDEHRALLVSGCGTGKTLMAVHAVAKLLGGAPGTVLLTFPTLGLLEQTYQVWRGEAPMPFSALAVCSQQISDPEDIADDELSIPSTTSAEQLAHWLADTAGVRVVFATYQSAAVLVEAHRAFNAATWTVMVCDEAHRTAGRRGKPFAVVLDDHKIPAARRLFFTATPKVHARGSSPSRGSARPRRSVVASMDNPDLYGRRVFSLPTRDAIQRGILSPFKVAVIAVTDSAVASALKDVRLISLAAGEDGSARADHVAAAIALTQAADDYQLSSVLAFHNTIAASRDFAATFARTHALLRARGLVSDGREAHITHIDGGSPLRERKAAAEDTLGQHRPDQWNIVTNARCITEGIDIPALDAVFFAEPRSSDIDVAQAVGRAIRKNPHHDRPALIVLALTVDDSLDAETVIDISQFKKARQVLLALQSHDPSIGADLTRLWDTLGETGAGDSDSVHTDLVDILIPTDLPSELAEQFLRAFSVHTVDTLTQQWEDNFAALAAYAAAHGHASPPQQYATADGRPLGQWVSGQRRAHSHGRMLPQRIERLEGLPGWAWNVVDARWETNFAALAAYADTHGHSYPPRTANLHLNQWVIGLRRPGQRQRLREDQRKRLEDLPGWSWAHRQTRQWESYFEELAAYAAAHGHASPPIRYMTAGGVDLGQWVHDLRRPSRRAKLARARCRRLEALPGWSWEYRARPTWEAAFDALAAYAAEHGHTNPPGGEQTDDGRSLASWVTAQRQARSKGKLSAERCRRLEALPGWSWNLAEARWEENFAALAAFAATHRSCNPPPDYVSSTGASIADWLRGVRRAARAGSLSTERLKRVQSLPGWSPEARRFDAAWDENYDQLVAYADEHGHAAPGQHYRTASGMALGHWVSNQRAAYRTGRMARDFPDRIGRLEALPGWAWNTFDAQWDRGFRELQAYCAEHGAATPGSKSVTPSGHRLGQWVSDQRKKRRAGQLSEERCRRLETLVGWSW is encoded by the coding sequence TTGCTGACCCTTCGCGACTATCAGCGCGCCGCCGTCGACGCCGTCTCCCCCGACGAGCACCGGGCGCTGCTGGTATCTGGCTGCGGTACCGGCAAGACTCTCATGGCGGTGCACGCGGTGGCCAAGCTGCTCGGTGGTGCCCCCGGCACGGTCCTGCTGACCTTTCCCACCCTCGGCCTACTGGAGCAGACCTATCAGGTGTGGCGCGGCGAGGCACCGATGCCGTTCTCCGCGCTGGCGGTGTGCTCGCAACAGATCAGCGACCCCGAAGACATCGCCGACGACGAGCTATCAATACCCAGCACCACCTCCGCTGAGCAACTGGCTCACTGGCTGGCCGACACCGCCGGTGTGCGCGTAGTTTTCGCCACCTACCAATCGGCGGCGGTCCTGGTCGAGGCCCACCGCGCGTTTAATGCAGCGACCTGGACAGTCATGGTGTGCGACGAGGCCCACCGCACCGCCGGGCGGCGCGGCAAACCGTTCGCCGTCGTGCTCGACGACCACAAGATCCCGGCCGCGCGCCGGCTTTTTTTCACAGCCACTCCCAAAGTGCACGCCCGCGGTTCCTCGCCGAGCCGCGGCAGCGCCAGGCCGCGCAGGAGCGTGGTCGCCTCCATGGACAACCCGGACCTCTACGGCCGGCGGGTGTTCTCACTGCCCACCCGCGACGCGATCCAGCGCGGCATCCTCAGCCCGTTCAAGGTGGCAGTCATTGCCGTTACCGACTCGGCGGTGGCCTCCGCCCTCAAAGATGTCCGCCTGATCAGCCTCGCCGCAGGAGAAGACGGCAGCGCCCGCGCTGACCATGTGGCCGCCGCGATCGCCTTGACCCAAGCGGCCGACGACTACCAGCTCTCCAGCGTCCTGGCCTTCCACAACACCATCGCCGCCAGCCGCGACTTCGCCGCCACCTTCGCCCGCACCCACGCGCTGCTGCGTGCCCGCGGCCTCGTCTCTGACGGACGTGAAGCCCACATCACCCACATCGACGGAGGCTCCCCCCTGCGGGAGCGCAAGGCCGCGGCCGAAGACACCCTCGGCCAGCACCGGCCCGATCAATGGAACATCGTCACCAACGCGCGGTGCATCACCGAGGGAATCGACATTCCCGCCCTGGACGCGGTGTTCTTCGCCGAGCCGCGGTCCTCCGACATCGACGTCGCCCAAGCCGTCGGACGCGCCATCCGCAAGAACCCCCACCACGACCGTCCCGCGCTGATCGTGCTGGCACTGACCGTGGACGACAGCCTCGACGCCGAAACCGTCATCGACATCAGCCAATTCAAGAAAGCGCGGCAAGTGCTGCTCGCGCTCCAAAGCCACGACCCCAGCATCGGCGCCGATCTCACCCGGCTCTGGGACACCCTGGGCGAGACCGGCGCCGGTGACAGCGACTCCGTGCACACCGATCTCGTCGACATCCTCATCCCCACCGACCTGCCCTCGGAGCTGGCTGAGCAGTTCCTGCGCGCCTTCAGCGTGCACACCGTCGACACCTTGACCCAGCAGTGGGAAGACAACTTCGCCGCGCTGGCCGCCTATGCCGCCGCGCACGGCCACGCCAGCCCGCCGCAGCAGTACGCGACTGCTGACGGGCGCCCCCTGGGGCAATGGGTATCCGGACAGCGACGCGCCCACAGCCACGGCCGGATGCTCCCGCAGCGCATCGAGCGACTCGAAGGACTGCCCGGCTGGGCGTGGAACGTCGTCGACGCACGCTGGGAGACGAACTTCGCTGCGCTGGCCGCCTACGCCGACACCCACGGGCACTCCTACCCTCCGCGCACCGCGAATCTTCACCTCAACCAATGGGTGATCGGGCTGCGCCGGCCCGGGCAGCGGCAGCGGCTGCGCGAGGACCAACGCAAACGCCTGGAAGATCTCCCCGGCTGGAGCTGGGCTCACCGACAAACCCGTCAGTGGGAGAGCTACTTCGAGGAGCTCGCCGCGTACGCGGCCGCACACGGCCACGCCAGCCCGCCGATCCGCTACATGACCGCGGGCGGAGTGGACCTGGGCCAGTGGGTGCACGATCTACGGCGACCGTCGCGACGGGCGAAGCTTGCCCGTGCCCGGTGCCGGCGTCTGGAGGCGCTGCCGGGTTGGTCCTGGGAGTACCGAGCCCGGCCTACGTGGGAGGCCGCGTTCGACGCGCTGGCTGCCTACGCTGCCGAGCACGGGCACACCAACCCGCCGGGCGGCGAGCAGACCGACGATGGTCGGTCCTTGGCGTCGTGGGTGACCGCACAGCGTCAGGCACGCAGCAAGGGCAAGCTCAGCGCTGAGCGCTGCCGGCGTCTGGAGGCGCTGCCGGGCTGGTCGTGGAACCTCGCCGAAGCCCGATGGGAGGAAAACTTCGCCGCGCTGGCGGCCTTTGCCGCCACACACCGCAGCTGCAATCCCCCGCCCGACTACGTGTCATCGACCGGTGCCAGCATTGCCGACTGGCTACGAGGAGTGCGCCGCGCCGCCCGCGCCGGCAGTCTGTCGACAGAGCGGCTGAAGCGGGTGCAGTCGTTGCCGGGTTGGTCGCCGGAGGCGCGGCGATTCGACGCCGCCTGGGATGAGAACTATGACCAGCTCGTCGCCTACGCCGATGAACACGGCCACGCCGCACCGGGCCAGCACTACCGCACCGCATCCGGGATGGCGTTGGGGCACTGGGTATCTAACCAACGTGCGGCGTACCGGACCGGGAGGATGGCTCGGGACTTCCCCGACCGCATCGGCCGCCTGGAAGCCCTGCCCGGGTGGGCGTGGAACACCTTCGATGCTCAGTGGGACAGGGGGTTTCGCGAATTGCAGGCGTACTGCGCTGAACACGGCGCGGCCACCCCGGGAAGCAAGTCGGTCACCCCGTCAGGGCACCGGCTTGGCCAATGGGTCAGCGACCAACGCAAAAAGCGCCGCGCCGGTCAGCTCAGCGAGGAGCGGTGCCGTCGACTGGAAACGCTGGTCGGCTGGAGTTGGTGA
- a CDS encoding RNA-binding domain-containing protein, with protein sequence MALDFDTSAPLRSPQSVTALVEAIRRAPVGSQETHWVEWKSTLDFGSKADRFAAARAIIAFANRDPGSAASDCGGEAYLVVGAAPGQLVGVERVDAAALHDKLRPYVDGPHWTMDYVEVDGHDVAVFTVAAPRLGDRIHSLVTTYDKSRSGTVFHRGVASSAPATHRELIMLQDRLLQDPPRPLGEQFRDAVEQGNPLAVARLMRATVQQLQAARADPQVFPNTFASRQPVEQLRQYLAMAQSYQELTAPLLDQLITACAWPNADHERTWADTMAALAQPAPLSDTVTGQMRVGATQALIVEGRDERLQALALLPATLALYAGSISAVQGRNFGALRALTTDATVPWSLTHPNLRVTVIERVGPWEALSREDSLALTLRAAQVAGDDAELEHLLGDIAQHRRRKPPFVASSYLFDALQPHFAGLYGLTRYGELFDETEIMFSLVVADQMAQDRVFTEPWLGLFVTDASHTVRLEDSRYGAVLAEVNDAGDDWPPLQAGLFGGSIHRVSAALQRVTDYTKQMRHRVF encoded by the coding sequence ATGGCTCTGGACTTCGATACGTCGGCTCCGCTGCGGTCACCGCAGAGCGTGACCGCTTTGGTTGAAGCGATTCGGCGCGCTCCGGTGGGCAGCCAGGAAACCCACTGGGTCGAGTGGAAGAGCACGCTGGATTTCGGGTCCAAGGCTGATCGTTTTGCCGCGGCGCGCGCCATCATCGCCTTTGCCAACCGCGATCCGGGTTCCGCGGCCAGTGACTGCGGCGGGGAGGCCTATCTTGTGGTCGGCGCCGCGCCGGGCCAGCTCGTCGGCGTCGAGCGCGTTGATGCGGCCGCGCTGCACGACAAGCTGCGGCCCTACGTGGATGGCCCGCACTGGACGATGGACTACGTCGAGGTCGACGGCCATGACGTTGCGGTGTTCACCGTCGCCGCGCCGCGTCTCGGCGACCGAATCCATTCGCTGGTCACCACCTACGACAAGAGCCGGTCGGGCACGGTGTTTCACCGCGGCGTGGCCAGCTCCGCTCCCGCAACACACCGTGAGCTGATCATGCTGCAGGACCGGCTGCTCCAAGATCCGCCCCGCCCGCTGGGCGAGCAGTTCCGCGACGCGGTGGAGCAGGGCAACCCGCTGGCGGTTGCCAGGCTGATGCGCGCCACGGTCCAGCAGCTGCAGGCAGCCCGTGCTGACCCGCAGGTCTTCCCGAACACATTCGCCAGCCGCCAGCCGGTGGAGCAGCTGCGCCAGTACCTGGCGATGGCGCAGAGCTACCAGGAGCTCACCGCCCCGCTGCTGGATCAGCTCATCACCGCATGCGCATGGCCCAACGCCGACCACGAGCGCACCTGGGCGGACACGATGGCCGCGCTGGCCCAGCCGGCACCGTTGAGCGACACGGTAACCGGGCAGATGCGGGTCGGCGCCACCCAAGCGTTGATCGTGGAAGGCCGCGACGAACGCCTCCAGGCGTTGGCCCTGCTACCGGCCACGCTGGCGCTCTACGCGGGCTCGATCTCTGCGGTCCAGGGACGAAACTTCGGTGCCCTGCGGGCGCTGACCACCGACGCCACCGTGCCGTGGTCTCTTACGCACCCCAATTTGCGGGTGACGGTGATCGAGAGGGTGGGCCCGTGGGAGGCGCTGTCGCGCGAGGACAGCTTGGCGTTGACGCTGCGGGCGGCCCAAGTCGCCGGCGACGACGCGGAATTGGAGCACCTGCTGGGCGACATCGCCCAGCATCGACGGCGTAAGCCGCCGTTTGTCGCCTCGTCGTACCTGTTCGACGCGCTGCAACCGCACTTCGCCGGCCTCTACGGTCTGACGCGCTACGGCGAGCTGTTCGACGAGACCGAGATCATGTTTTCCCTCGTCGTGGCCGACCAGATGGCGCAGGACCGCGTATTCACCGAGCCGTGGCTGGGTTTGTTCGTCACCGACGCCAGCCACACCGTCCGCCTGGAGGACAGCCGCTACGGCGCGGTGCTGGCTGAGGTGAACGACGCCGGTGACGACTGGCCGCCGCTGCAGGCGGGCTTGTTCGGCGGGTCAATACACCGCGTGTCGGCCGCGCTGCAGCGCGTCACCGACTACACCAAACAGATGCGCCACCGCGTCTTCTGA
- a CDS encoding IS1380 family transposase, with the protein MQVSHNFLAASALFDDEHLVSCAGLVPVMTLASQTGLSDLLGNKIRIAAPRIKSGSANPSPKLTTLIAAMCAGADCIDDLDIVRAGGMKTLFGGVYAPSTVGTLLREFTFGHARQLESVLREHLGSLCQRVEVLPGANERAFIDIDSLLRPVYGHAKQGASYGHTKIAGKQILRKGLSPLITTISTDHSAPVIAGARLRAGKTNSGKGAARMIAQAVATARAAGVTGQVLVRGDSAYGNSTVVAACRRAGAQFSLVLTKSATVAAAIDSISDHDWIPVKYPGAVRDPDTGGWISDAEVAETTYTAFSSTNRPVTARLIVRRVKDARFPDALFPVWRYHPFFTDTDEPADAADITHRRHAIIETVFADLIDGPLAHMPSGQFGANSAWILCAAISHNLLRAAGVLAGGATNAVARGATLRRRIVNIPARLARPQRRPILHLPSHWPWTQHWLTLWRNTIGHSPPLPATP; encoded by the coding sequence GTGCAAGTCTCGCACAATTTCTTGGCCGCGTCGGCGCTGTTCGATGATGAGCATCTCGTGTCGTGTGCCGGGTTGGTACCGGTGATGACGCTGGCCAGCCAGACCGGGCTGTCTGACCTGCTGGGCAACAAGATTCGCATCGCGGCACCGCGGATCAAGTCCGGGTCAGCCAATCCGTCGCCGAAGCTGACCACCCTGATCGCCGCGATGTGTGCCGGCGCTGACTGCATCGATGACCTCGACATCGTGCGTGCCGGCGGGATGAAAACCCTCTTCGGCGGCGTGTACGCCCCATCGACGGTCGGAACCTTGCTGCGTGAGTTCACCTTCGGGCACGCCCGCCAACTCGAGTCCGTCCTACGGGAGCATCTGGGCAGCTTGTGTCAGCGCGTCGAGGTGTTGCCCGGCGCCAACGAGCGGGCGTTCATCGATATCGATTCACTGCTGCGCCCAGTCTATGGCCACGCCAAACAAGGCGCCTCCTACGGACACACCAAGATCGCCGGGAAACAGATCCTGCGCAAAGGCCTGTCCCCGTTGATCACCACCATCAGCACCGATCACAGCGCCCCGGTGATCGCCGGAGCCAGGTTGCGGGCAGGCAAGACCAACTCCGGCAAAGGCGCGGCCCGGATGATCGCCCAAGCGGTCGCCACCGCCCGTGCCGCCGGAGTCACCGGACAGGTCCTGGTGCGCGGCGACTCTGCCTACGGCAACAGCACCGTCGTGGCCGCCTGCCGTCGCGCCGGTGCCCAGTTCTCGCTGGTACTCACCAAGTCGGCCACCGTCGCCGCAGCCATTGACTCCATCAGCGACCACGACTGGATCCCGGTCAAGTATCCCGGCGCGGTGCGTGACCCCGACACCGGCGGATGGATCTCGGACGCCGAAGTCGCTGAAACCACCTACACCGCCTTCAGTTCCACCAACCGGCCCGTCACCGCGCGGTTGATCGTGCGGCGCGTCAAAGACGCCCGATTCCCCGACGCACTGTTCCCGGTATGGCGGTATCACCCGTTCTTCACCGATACCGACGAACCGGCCGACGCTGCCGACATCACCCACCGCCGCCACGCGATCATCGAAACCGTCTTCGCCGACCTCATCGACGGACCCCTGGCCCACATGCCCTCAGGCCAGTTCGGGGCGAACTCGGCCTGGATCCTGTGCGCCGCGATCTCCCACAATCTGCTGCGCGCCGCTGGCGTCCTGGCCGGCGGCGCCACCAACGCCGTCGCCAGAGGGGCCACGTTGCGACGACGCATCGTCAACATCCCGGCCCGGCTGGCCCGACCCCAACGACGACCGATCCTGCACCTTCCCAGCCACTGGCCCTGGACACAACACTGGCTCACATTGTGGCGCAACACCATCGGACACAGCCCACCGCTACCAGCAACACCCTGA
- a CDS encoding ATP-binding protein, producing the protein MSVPAPLRAIGNLRLTPHGVYADYLLSGQPFIFLSEEWQDRVAAEHAELWRALPSGSSISGLTVPVAPRATVRKMLYSHPDLRPGAAAPEGVSEAARPWVQHCRSWEPTIAGHRARRRIYWLSLPLDYGLAGRTPSGTWRRMVDAALGRDKDTDSSIAYYRDLAAQMVAALPAVFFPKPATVEQIWWHWNYIASRGAWDAPLPTQPFNPDATLPGSAFTPVHLDPGAAQLRDRRWRAARTDTDVFVRTFRDRTDGVADSYQALLPLDSFPDNGIAWPRSTLFKVLDDLTTPTTVLDWTINITFTSADVAVSTAENVIVNIRDQYRQRGRHASSSDELLRKLASGRELASELKRGSAERGVNAAIVIAAAAGDPDTVNRAVADVARTYRGQNIGSKRWRGSQPTLWRAFAPGGERRAALDEFRNPTTTKRFAPFVPLLASKLGNNTGVPLGMNLTSPGLRDVVLLDVLNAPARENPANLVICGSPGRGKSHATKNLSRSWLKLGAGLHLFDPTDAREHETALADFDDKVVIDVSRMNFSLDGLRVFPYKEAAERTIDHLLPQLGLSPLSRGAQRLWGLLAPESREANGIGSTAQLIRYLRDMPTALRTDADEDLLIGLEGLAAQRLLRPLFDESLPVPDIATTQCVIWNFAGLKLPTVTEEYQAHLHQQTTPGQRAAQALYGLGAEVAQSIFFGRPDQPDMLVVEECAAWTNSPGGQKCANTIIRQGRKAWTGFCGISQQPIKDFAVLEDEFIDQRLCLGFKRSDIAKATLQWCDRDLDRHPELLANYVNNTSPVQLVDHGDDAIDDRYGKVIPGREGEAWFLDEFGGFGKVALFAAPTAALAARFDTNPHRAQQRSQATQRS; encoded by the coding sequence ATGTCTGTGCCCGCCCCGCTGCGCGCGATCGGCAACCTGCGGCTGACCCCGCACGGGGTCTACGCCGACTATCTGCTCTCCGGACAGCCGTTCATCTTCCTCTCCGAAGAGTGGCAGGACCGGGTGGCTGCCGAGCACGCCGAGCTGTGGCGTGCGCTGCCGTCCGGATCGTCGATCAGTGGCCTGACAGTGCCGGTGGCCCCGCGCGCCACCGTCCGCAAAATGCTGTACAGCCACCCCGATTTGCGCCCCGGCGCGGCCGCCCCCGAGGGCGTGTCCGAGGCGGCGCGGCCCTGGGTGCAGCACTGCCGCAGCTGGGAACCCACCATCGCCGGGCACCGCGCTCGCCGCCGTATCTACTGGCTGAGCCTGCCCCTGGATTACGGACTGGCCGGGCGCACCCCCAGCGGCACGTGGCGGCGCATGGTCGACGCCGCACTCGGCCGCGACAAGGACACCGACTCCTCCATCGCCTACTACCGGGACCTGGCCGCCCAGATGGTCGCCGCGCTGCCTGCGGTGTTCTTTCCCAAACCGGCCACGGTGGAACAGATCTGGTGGCATTGGAACTACATCGCCAGCCGCGGCGCCTGGGATGCGCCGCTGCCGACACAACCGTTCAATCCCGACGCCACCCTGCCGGGGTCGGCGTTCACCCCGGTCCACCTCGACCCGGGGGCAGCTCAGCTGCGCGACCGCCGCTGGCGGGCGGCCCGCACCGACACCGACGTCTTCGTACGCACCTTCCGGGATCGCACCGACGGTGTCGCGGACTCCTATCAAGCGCTGCTGCCCTTAGACAGCTTCCCCGACAACGGAATTGCCTGGCCGCGCTCGACACTGTTCAAGGTCCTCGATGACCTCACGACACCGACCACCGTCTTGGACTGGACGATCAACATCACCTTCACCAGCGCGGATGTGGCCGTGTCGACCGCAGAGAACGTCATCGTCAACATTCGCGACCAGTACCGCCAGCGCGGCCGCCACGCATCGAGTTCCGACGAGCTGCTGCGCAAGCTGGCCTCCGGGCGGGAGCTGGCCTCAGAACTCAAACGCGGCAGCGCCGAGCGCGGTGTGAACGCCGCCATCGTCATCGCCGCGGCCGCCGGTGACCCGGACACGGTGAACCGGGCCGTGGCCGATGTCGCCCGCACCTACCGCGGCCAGAACATCGGCTCGAAACGGTGGCGCGGCAGCCAGCCCACATTGTGGCGGGCGTTCGCCCCGGGAGGGGAGCGCCGCGCCGCCCTCGACGAGTTCCGCAACCCCACCACCACCAAGCGGTTCGCGCCATTCGTCCCGCTGCTGGCGAGCAAGCTCGGCAACAACACCGGCGTCCCGCTGGGGATGAACCTGACCAGCCCCGGGCTGCGCGACGTCGTTCTCCTCGATGTCCTCAACGCGCCGGCCCGCGAGAACCCGGCGAACCTGGTGATCTGCGGCTCACCGGGCCGCGGCAAATCGCACGCGACGAAGAATTTGAGCCGCTCGTGGCTCAAACTCGGCGCCGGTCTGCATTTATTCGATCCCACCGACGCCCGCGAACACGAAACAGCGTTGGCCGATTTCGACGATAAAGTCGTCATTGATGTCAGCCGCATGAATTTCAGCCTCGATGGACTGCGGGTCTTCCCTTATAAAGAAGCCGCAGAACGCACCATCGACCATTTGCTACCGCAATTGGGATTGTCGCCGTTGAGCCGGGGCGCTCAGCGACTGTGGGGGCTGCTGGCCCCGGAGTCACGCGAGGCCAACGGCATCGGCAGCACCGCGCAGCTGATCAGATATCTCCGCGACATGCCCACTGCGCTGCGCACCGACGCCGACGAAGACCTGCTCATCGGGTTGGAAGGCCTAGCCGCCCAACGCCTGCTGCGGCCACTGTTTGATGAGTCCCTGCCCGTTCCCGACATCGCCACCACCCAATGCGTGATCTGGAATTTCGCCGGACTCAAGCTGCCCACGGTCACCGAGGAATACCAGGCCCACCTGCATCAGCAGACCACGCCGGGCCAGCGCGCCGCCCAAGCGCTCTACGGGCTGGGCGCCGAAGTGGCGCAGTCGATCTTTTTCGGCCGCCCCGATCAGCCTGACATGCTGGTCGTCGAGGAGTGCGCAGCGTGGACCAACTCTCCGGGCGGGCAGAAGTGCGCGAACACGATCATCCGCCAGGGCCGTAAGGCCTGGACGGGGTTCTGCGGTATCAGCCAGCAGCCGATCAAAGACTTCGCCGTGCTGGAGGACGAGTTCATCGATCAGCGACTGTGCCTGGGGTTCAAGCGATCTGACATCGCCAAAGCAACCTTGCAGTGGTGTGACCGCGACCTGGACCGCCACCCGGAGCTGCTGGCCAACTACGTCAACAACACCAGCCCTGTGCAGCTGGTCGACCACGGCGACGACGCGATTGATGACCGCTACGGAAAGGTGATCCCCGGCCGCGAGGGCGAAGCGTGGTTCCTCGACGAGTTCGGTGGCTTCGGCAAGGTGGCGCTGTTTGCAGCCCCGACCGCGGCGTTGGCCGCCCGCTTCGACACCAACCCCCACCGAGCTCAGCAGCGCAGCCAGGCCACGCAGCGATCATGA